In the genome of Notamacropus eugenii isolate mMacEug1 chromosome 5, mMacEug1.pri_v2, whole genome shotgun sequence, one region contains:
- the UBL3 gene encoding ubiquitin-like protein 3: MSSNVPADMINLRLILVSGKTKEFLFSPNDSAADIAKHVYDNWPMDWEEEQVSSPNILRLIYQGRFLHGNVTLGALKLPFGKTTVMHLVARETLPEPNSQGQRNREKTGESNCCVIL; encoded by the exons ataAATTTACGACTCATCTTAGTGAGTGGGAAAACTAAAGAATTCCTGTTTTCTCCTAACGATTCAGCAGCAGATATTGCAAAGCATGTATATGACAATTGGCCAATGG ACTGGGAAGAAGAACAGGTTAGCAGTCCAAACATTCTTCGACTTATTTATCAAGGACGATTTCTACATGGAAATGTGACGCTAGGAG CATTAAAACTTCCTTTTGGCAAAACAACAGTGATGCATTTGGTGGCTAGAGAGACATTGCCAGAACCAAACTCTCAAG GTCAGAGGAACCGTGAGAAGACTGGAGAAAGTAATTGTTGTGTGATCCTGTAA